In Nanohaloarchaea archaeon SW_7_43_1, a single window of DNA contains:
- a CDS encoding DNA ligase, which translates to MKFSKLVPVYQELGETQSTLEKTSILADLFKDNPDQLENLVLLCMGRPFPYWKNLDLGISSNIMVEIIKASTGRSEKEIEEVWKKEGDLGIATEKMVEGKTQQQLMTKEVTVERLIEKLEKIAEMEKEGLSESVSQDKKKKNLAELISSSDPVEARYITRIILQTLRLGVGKGIIRDALSEAFFDGKHSEKIQRAYDLTNDFTEVARASKEGVEELKKLEIELFRPINSMLAKKVDTVEEGFEEVGEPAAIDYKFDGMRAQLHKKGDEVQIFTRRLENVTEQFPEVKTAIKNNIDSKECIIDAEIVAYDPDDGSTIPFQQLSKRIKRKYDIQRLKEEIPVELRPFDLIYEHGSKLEEEYQNRWEHLEQIVEEENQTVRMANHKETSDPEEVQKLQQKSLSEGHEGIMMKSMKAKYKPGKRVGYMVKLKPVMETLDLAIIGAKWSEGRRSGWLGRLKLGCWDENEQEYLMIGRMATGLTDEQLEEITEKLKPLVVEEDGREVKVKPEVIIEAEYEEIQKSPNYDSGYALRFPRMKQFREDKDEADSLGKVENLYDGQ; encoded by the coding sequence ATGAAATTCTCAAAACTGGTGCCGGTTTATCAGGAACTTGGTGAAACACAATCAACGCTGGAAAAGACGTCTATCCTAGCCGATTTATTCAAAGATAATCCTGATCAGCTGGAAAACCTTGTGCTTCTCTGTATGGGAAGACCATTTCCCTACTGGAAGAATCTTGATCTAGGTATTTCAAGCAACATAATGGTTGAGATAATTAAGGCATCGACAGGTAGAAGCGAGAAGGAGATAGAGGAAGTATGGAAAAAAGAGGGTGATCTAGGAATTGCAACAGAAAAAATGGTTGAGGGAAAGACCCAGCAACAGTTAATGACCAAAGAAGTGACTGTTGAGCGCCTAATAGAAAAGCTGGAAAAAATCGCGGAAATGGAGAAGGAAGGATTATCTGAGTCAGTGAGTCAGGATAAGAAAAAGAAGAATCTGGCGGAGCTGATCTCTTCCTCTGACCCGGTTGAGGCAAGGTATATTACCCGGATAATTCTTCAGACACTGAGGCTTGGGGTAGGGAAAGGAATAATAAGAGATGCGCTATCAGAAGCGTTTTTCGATGGAAAACATTCAGAGAAAATTCAGAGAGCCTATGATCTAACAAATGACTTCACAGAGGTCGCCAGAGCAAGTAAAGAAGGGGTTGAAGAACTGAAAAAACTAGAGATCGAGCTTTTCCGCCCGATTAACTCGATGCTCGCCAAGAAAGTTGATACAGTTGAGGAAGGATTTGAAGAGGTTGGCGAACCAGCAGCTATTGACTATAAGTTTGATGGCATGAGAGCTCAACTGCATAAGAAGGGTGATGAAGTCCAAATATTTACTCGGCGACTTGAAAACGTAACCGAACAGTTCCCGGAAGTGAAGACAGCGATCAAGAACAATATTGACTCAAAAGAGTGTATAATCGATGCAGAAATAGTTGCCTATGACCCGGATGATGGATCGACTATTCCTTTCCAGCAACTTTCCAAGAGAATTAAAAGGAAATACGATATACAGAGACTTAAGGAGGAAATACCTGTAGAGTTGAGGCCTTTTGATCTTATCTATGAACACGGATCAAAACTGGAGGAAGAATACCAGAACAGATGGGAACACCTTGAACAGATAGTTGAAGAAGAGAACCAAACTGTTAGGATGGCTAATCACAAGGAAACCAGTGACCCTGAAGAGGTACAGAAACTTCAGCAGAAAAGCCTCTCCGAAGGACATGAAGGTATCATGATGAAATCAATGAAGGCCAAGTACAAGCCCGGCAAACGTGTCGGATACATGGTAAAACTGAAACCTGTCATGGAGACACTTGACCTTGCTATAATAGGTGCAAAATGGAGCGAAGGAAGAAGAAGTGGGTGGCTGGGAAGACTGAAGCTTGGATGCTGGGACGAAAATGAACAGGAATACCTGATGATAGGTAGGATGGCGACCGGGCTAACCGACGAACAGCTCGAAGAGATAACGGAGAAGTTGAAGCCTCTAGTAGTTGAAGAAGATGGAAGGGAGGTAAAAGTAAAACCAG